A window of Magallana gigas chromosome 8, xbMagGiga1.1, whole genome shotgun sequence genomic DNA:
AAACATATTTACTAATGATTGTCTACATGTATCTCTGGTTATCACAGTTTATAAATAAGGTGAGCAAaataaagtttacatttttttcccgAAGACCAATACCACATGTTTGTACATAAAACATATCATCATGTTGTTGTCTAAACCTcaatacaggcacgtagcatcgtttttgaaagtaaggtggggggggggggggggcagactcattcAAAAAATGGGAATCATCAAAATCTATCAAAACCCAATCCAATTAATCGTTATTAATAGTTAACTCCTTATTTTCATACCTATTTTTTACATGCAGCAAAAAAATcggaaggagggggggggggggactccataattattcatttttttaatatgtaaatttaagaaaattagttgCCGCGAGAAAAAAGTGGCCCctgcctgccccccccccccttccccgcTCGATACTACGTGCTTGCAatagaagtaaaaaaaatttgtatacTTTCTTTACATATTATGGTTCCAACTGAAGGCATAAAAAGTGGGGGTTAGTGtgcatataagaaaaaaatattgttggttACATTCCCACCCCCTATTTCAAATGAAGCATTTTATGGTAACGAAATAAGCCAAACATAAACTCTTATtcaccaaaattttaaaattggtgtatttaatttcaataacaattgtaattatgtaaagaaaagtatttcaagaatatatagtagacatacaacaaaataaaatttaaaataatcataaaaatagtGCTTATAAACCATCTTCTGggtgtgaccttgaccttggtgTGAATAACATGGAATGAGATTAGGTATTTCTTGCTAATTATATGTTCTAATtcatcaaagtttttaaaataatgtagtaattatgaaattaaaaattcatttgatatttttctttgaaaaaaaacccagatagaTGCatagagtttgattgacagtgTTTTCTCAATGAATGCAAGCAATGACATGGAATGAAAAAAACTGCAACTTCAAAATGGATTGATGTCTGATCAATAAGTTTTAACCAGTATATAAGCGTTCTAGGTCAGAGCATATATTGATAGTTCGTATACATACAATTACGTGTATGATATATTCTAATAAACTGTTAGGTTATATTGTAAATGAACACACATCAATATATGGTTGCAATACAATACTGTTTTGTCTATTGATATAAGAAGTTGCACATTACTTCATCTGATCAGttgaaaaacatttgttttatgaaaattcccTGAAtgacaaaattattcttttcaGGTAGCTAGAATATTGACATAAATTGAACACTTCATAGCGATGAGTGATTCAAAATATACTATCAGtagaatttatcaatttttctttatcaggattttttttttttggaggggggggggggtgttgtgttGTGTTACATCAtacagtacatacatgtactggaaCTAATAACTAGTTCAggaataatgaaaaataatgaaaatcaaaggCAGTATATACACTTCTGATATAATGAGCTTTAACTATCACTTATAAAAGTATATCCAAAATGTTCAGCAAGCGAATGTACTGATCTTTCATGACTTTGTTACTCTTGGTCCACTTCCACACTCttttgacaaaacttgttgtgtgCTCTCTTCCTCTACTAAATGCTAGCTTTAGAACTGCATAGTTCACGTCACTGGCAGCTATTTTTCTATCCATACACTTCGTGATTCTCTTCATTGACAAATGTTCATGTGAAAAAGTTGCACTTAGCAAATAGAATGATGCCTTCTAACTATTCTGTGAATCAAAATTGACTGATCAAGTCTTTGAAGGGATATGACATCTTGTAAAGCATCATGAGCAGCATAGTTACAATGTTAGAAGATGAAACTAAAGTCTGTTGGGTATAGGATGGCAACCTTGGGAATTGTGACCTCAACAAAAGCTTTGTATCAACAAATCCtgcaacatgttttttaaaagtatccATCTTTCCAACTGCTTACATGGTGTTGACTAAAACATGACTGTCTTAAGACTTGATGCTATGCCCAGTAAGACTTGATGCATCCAGTAAGGATGGCTCAATTTCCTTGTCAATGAAGTCAACGAAGTACTCTAAAGCAGAGGAAATTTGCTGGATTGAACAGGTTTGCTTCTGCGGAACATTGATATGACTGTCACTGAATCAGATGCAGAGGAagaaattggaattttttttggacAAAACAGTGTCAGTGTTCTTCTCATCATGCTGCAGCTATCTGGATAATGTGGCAATTACCAcctattaaacaaaaattaatacataataaGCAAAATTATGGTTTTTTCCGCTTTAGACTAGATATGCAgaacaaattacattttaaaggtTAAATGTCCATGCCATTGTGTAACAAATTAATCATTGtcacatttaatatttattgtgaCTTATATTGTATTAGTGCTGCAAAAAGTATAGTGCATACATACAATGCTTTAATTTCTTAGACTCTGTTGTATATCtttactataaatatatatacaaatgtagcTCTACATGAAAATAGACAgtcaattataatttaaatgtaaGATTCTCAGAACAAATATTGACCagtgatttattttaaactattgACTGGCTAGAATATATCTAGAGGATCATCTTAAAAAACCCCTCAATAAATCAATACTGATTTGTAGATAAGCTGTctcctttcatatttttttaactgcatTTGACTTGACactattaaaaatgataaaactgaAGAATAACTTTCCAGCTATGATCTTCTGTTTATTAGCAAGGTTTATTTCTATTGTAGACTTCCcgacaattaaaataaaatgaaaatagttactatataaacattcaaatattttgtgtttCTCATAAAATTGCCATTTCGGTAACCGCATGGGCCGCCATGTACACATGTATCGCCTGCTTGTTGTAATGGTGATGGTTTGATCTATAAGATCATATATATGCGATACttgagtttgaaaaaaaaaattatatgatggGCATAGTGTAACATAAACGTTGCCATTTTAACTATACTAAGTCTAAAAGCACTGACGACTTACATTTCTGCTGTAAACTACATGCATCTCGATTTTCTCTACTGGAATTTCCTCTGACTCATTTCGCTCGTTAGTTGCAGTTCTAAAATAATTGTGTTGGcgattattttgtttgaattttccCCCTCCTTTCCTCATCTCTCAGTTGTCATTTTCGGAGGACTCGTTCACATCGCTTTGAAAAAAGCGACCCttttatggagggtaatcgtgttaaaaaatccagacatgtaaacttgtaaatccgaatatgcaatcgtgttgatgtgtgagcctgagcatgaatatgtgttattctgatcgtgtaacctataaaactcgggcataaacacgtgtaagatttgactcagttccttcgcatgatgcacattttgcaactttattgtttaacgttacattagttaattaaaccttcaactttgcacactttcaatccgtagtttctgcatttgtaacttcaggctcggcaatagcacatctgacatgatacaaattgacaaatgtaaagtctacaagtttgtcgaattttgacatgaccttatatggaaatagtgacgtcactgatagaaaaaggctagctgcaggtaaaggcatgccgtaatcgccgggacggaataaatgaacaaaaatattaggtaagcctataatcatattatctctggataacaacatttcatagagtattatttttcggaaaattaaattatgagattggtgtacattttatcaagagaatgtataaaagatgcgagtaaagaatttgatcggcttcagatatcctcttagaactgaaaaaattacatttaatgactttgtttgaatacacgtgtataaagatatatacgcatttttattcataggcgtctgaaccgggaggggggggggggggctaggggggggggactcagccccccccccacttttttgccaagttagaccttaccattaggaacatagcaacaGGTAGGATTCAACCCCCTACTttttcctcgcaacaaacacaattgttccttaaaagaccttaaagggaatgaaatattaatagtgatattgaaaattagagtcatagtaggtatactagcaccccccccccaccaccaccaccaccacggattaggaatttcatgatttgggggggggggggttgggcaGGTAAGATTTGAGTTATTGGTataccctcccccacggattagaattttcatgattatgggaattcttgtcaatatttttcatgattagtttagccccccccccccctttcaatttgcttccgacgccactgttattagagtacatgcaacaaattgttaaagtataggcctcggctgaattaagaaaatatctccaaatgtatccttatcgctaccacaaagttgtgacaagaccccccccccccccccccccccacgcgaaaaattacacggggtccgtcagctgagttgcaaagttatcgataagaaaaacaaactaacaaaataACACCATGCATGCGCAACATGTAAGACGCTAGTCTATTTCGACTGCAAAGTTTTGACCAAAAACttggaaattaatattttctgtGAACTGAAATATGCTGGAAAGTGAATATTATGTGTTATAATTTGTGTTAGCGTTCAGAGAGTTTCATAAAAGACTGGAAAAACAAATAGAACAAGgtaaacaaagtttttgttttcaagGAGCGTGAGTTTCGGGTGAATAATAATCACACTAGAGTCTTGTGTATTGTGTCTTTAACCGTGGTACCGTTATAAGTACCGTTAAGAATGTCGAACCCGTCAAACCACTCAAAAAAGCGGGGCCTTGGAGAAATAGACCCTGTGGACAGGCAACCCAGCAATGAAGAAAAAACTggtgaaaataaaatggaaaactTCCAAATGAGAGATGTGATGCAGGGGATATCTAACATACAGAATACGCTGGCCAATCTATTATTGCGAATAGATGGACAGGGACGACAGCTTGACGCAGTTACAAATGAGATAAGTGGAAAACATGGTATCGAAGAAAGGCTGGAAAATGTTCAACATCAAGCTAATGATACAATGTACATCATCAATGATCTGCaggaaaaacagaaaaaaacggAAAGAGAGCTTAGTAGAATGAAAGACTACGTTGTTCGACTAGAGTACTGTATTAAAACTCAAAATGACCAAATTACCGAACTTAAAGCCAGATCAATGGAAGACAATATTATAATAAGCGGAGTCGAGGAATCGAGAACAGAGATGGGCAAATCAGAAAATCTTGCCAAGATGATAAGTCACGTGTTCAGCTCGGAGATGAATATAGCTGCAGAAACAGTTGACAACCTTCAGATCTATAAACTGTTCAGAATGGGGGAGTATGACAGGCAAAGAAAATTCCCAAGACCCATCTGTGTTCAGTTTGCGAATAGAGCACATAAAGAAATCGTTATGAGACATATCAAAGTTCTCAAGGACAAAAAGTCCCCAATCAGAGTTTCTCAACATCAGCCCGAGGAACTTAGAGAAAggagaaaacatttatatgAAGTCCAAAAACAATACGCACAGCGTAATATTGAAACCACGCTAAAAGGTACCAAACTCATCTTTACTAAGAGTAGATCAGTATACAAAGACAAAATTGGATCCCGTCCAACGGCTGAAGAGATCATCAACGGAGAAGAGGTCAATATTGCGATCACTCCGGTTTGCGGCCCACGCGGTACCAGTAGACTCCTATAAACAGGTGAGACGGTCTCTTGTTGAAGTTATGCGTTCAGACAGTATCGCCAGTGCTAGTCATAATATCTTTGCGTTCCGGTTCACGGGTAACGACGGAACAACGCACGACGGATCCGATGATGACGGGGAACACGGGGCCGGGAGACTGTTGCTGAAAGCGCTCATCGACAATGACGTAAAGAATACACTAGTGGTCGTTTCGCGATGGTACGGCAACAAAATCGGACCTAGACGCTTCAAACATATTAATGAAGTCGGGTTAAGTGCCGCAAGAAACATGTCGGGTTCTACCTGAACCCCAGCCAATTGAGACGGACAACATagtcaaagtttaaaacaaatatatgtgtTGTTCTTGTTATTCAAACTATCGGATCACtgtgtttatttaaattttacatacatgtacaggccTTAGTCGCTGTAGCATCCAATTATGATATACTAATATTTCCACAATATGCGCGATTActgttaattaatatttttactgaAAAGCTGTACTGTAAGATAGTATAGATAGTACATCTATATTTCACAAGCCTAAACTCACCGATTTAttgttattgtaaatattttacacgtttttcatttcatttagaCTGTAAATATAGTTTGTTTAACTTTTGCTATATAACTTACGTAGGACGAGTTTTTCCGGAATTGTCCTGACTGTTCATAATTATTTGGATTTTTGTTTATAGTTATCATATCcggtttgtttttttacaacCAGTAATTGTAAgtgttgtttattttcttattctaTAGTTAACGCAACGCAAGGGGGAGTGCATGTGTATAATTGTATTTCATGAACATTAATATATCTCACATAGTTTTGGtatgatttttataatatgcTGTCATATTAACAAGCTCAAATCATCAGAAAATCAAggtacctttttttttttaaacacatagTATGCGCAGCCTAGGattaaaggttttttaaaaaacagacAATAAGTTATACATATAAAACTCCTCACGACCGATTCTAATTATTTATActattgtatgattttttttcttaagttgACAAAAAAAGGTTGTTTTTGGTCAACTTCATGCAGTCAACTATTTTTTAGTGTTGGTAAAATTAGCAAGCGTGATGTGCTTTCGCAATTCCAAACCTTTACCTTTTAACTGTTTTTTCTCCCTTTTATTTGCCCCCTTTCTATTCTTTTCGGGAACCGTAAAccttataaagcatttatataGACATGGATGATAAAGTGCATCAAAGCTATCTAAGCATATTGACATTAAATTGCCAAGGCTTAGGTGATATCAATAAAAGGAGGGACATTTTTAAagtcttaaaatcaaaaaattgtaatatataCTTTCTTCAAGACACTCACTTTGTTGAAAAGGAAGAAAGCTTGATAAAGGGATTATGGGGTTATAAAGCCTACTTTAActcatataaatcaaattctaGAGGAGTAGCTATACTAATCAGTAATAACTGTGATATAACAATACTCAATGAACATAAAGATAGTGAtggtaattttcttttattagatGTTACCATAGAAAGTCTtccatttttattaataaatatatatggacCAAATTCGGACTCACCAGGCTTTTACATAAATGTCCTTAATAAGATTCAAGATATTTACTCTAACCAGCATATAGTTATTGGTGGtgattttaatttagtttttgatAAGGACTTAGACTCCATGAACTATAAGAACTTAAATAATCCCAAAGCAAGACTCGAAGTCTTAAAAATTATGGAAACACTTACTCTGAAAGATGTATATCGCGAGCATAATCCAACTCTAAAAAAATTCACTTGgaggaaaaaaaccccaattaaACAGGCTAGACTTGATTTCTTTCTTATATCAGAATCTTTACTTAACTTATCTCTccatgtaaaatatgaaaacagtTACCGCTCTGACCACTGCCCAGTTGTCTTGTATGTAAGAACAAATGAATTTCTTAAAGGAAAGGGTTTTTGGAAATTTAACAACTCTCTTCTTAAAGACAAAGAATATGTATAtctaatcaaagaaaaaataaaaaatgtaaaacagcaGTACGCCTGCCCAGtttacaatttagaaaatattgaaacaatagATGATAATATACAATTTATTATAAGTGACCAATCATTGCTAGACACATTACTAATGGAAATTAGAGGAAAATCAATAACCTATTCAActtataagaaaaagaaaacaacagaaCGAGAAAAACAATTAGAGCAAGAGATTTTACTTCTTGAACAGAATTTTACAGTAGAAACAAAAGATGaattatcaaataaagaaaCAGAATTAGAACTTATTAGAAAAACAGATTGCAAGGTCAATGTATTAGATCAAAAGTAAAGTGGATAGAGGAAGGTGAAAAgccatcaaaatatttcattagccTTGAATCGAGAAATTTTTCGAGCAAAATTATACCAAAAGTTGAAAAAGAAGATGGCTCCActgtttttaatcaatttgaaataCTAAATGAATTAAGAATGTTCTACGATAACCTTTATCAAAAGAGGGAAACTATAGACTCTGAAAACATTTACGAAAAATTAAAGTTGTATGACATtcccaaattaaataaacaagaatcTGATCTTCTTGAAGGCCCATTAAATAAATTGGAAGTCTATAACTTTTTGAAGAATATGAAAAACGATAAAAGCCCAGGGCCTGATGGGTTTACAAgcgaattttttaaattcttttggaACGACTTAGGCAGCTTTATAACAAGAGCCATAAACAATACTTACGAGTTAGGACACTTTACAGAATCAAATAAACTAGGTGTAATAACATGTTTACCAAAGGCAGGAAAACCAAAACAGTTCTTAAAAACTGGCGCCCAATTAGtcttcttaatgtattatataaaattgcttCAGGTTGCATTGCTAATAGAATAAaaactgtattatataaattaattaatgaagaccAAACTGGGTTTTTAAAAGGAAGATTTATTGGAGAAAATATTagaatgatatatgatataatgcaATATACTGAACAAAATCAGATCCCTGGCCTTCTAATGTTAAtcgattttgaaaaagcttttgataCTATCTCTTGGAAATTTATATACCAAACACtggatttctttaattttgggATTTCAATCAAAAACTGGATCCAAACTTTTTATAGTGATATTAAATCTTGTGTTATACAAAATGGAATTgcctctgattatttttttcctcagaGAGGATGTAGACAGGGTGACCCAATTTCCCCATATCTTTTTCTGCTATGTGCTGAGGTTCTAGGGATTTTGATtcgaaataataaagaaattcgTGGAATTGAAATTGACGGTGTAGAATACAAACTTTCGCAATATGCTGACGACACTTCAATAATATTTGATGGATCACCTCAGTCCATGGATGGTATTTTAAGAGAACTTGATTATTTTGCATGCATATCTggtctaaaaattaatttctccaAAACTAAAATGGTATGGATCGGAagtaaaaaattttcaaaagaagtTTTTCACCACTCGCGATGGAAGCTTGACTGGAACAATCCCACTTTCGATCTACTCGGTGTTAaattttctgttaatttgaatgaaatggTAGAATTAAATTACCAATCAAAATTTTTGGAAGTAACCCGTTTGATAAAACAATGGAAATTAAGAAATCTTACAACAGTTGGAAGATTGACTGTGATTAAAACTCTGATAATACCAAAACTTAACCACTTAATCCTAACTATACCAAAACCTAGTGAAGAATACcttcaacagtttgagaaagaaatttacatttttttatggggaggcaAGGTGCATAaggtaaagaaaaacattataattCAAGATTACAGATATGGGGGATTAAAAATGATAGACTATATGGAATTTGTTTGTGCATTGAAATCTACATGGATAAGAAGACTTATCCACTCTAATACAAAGTGGGTAAAACTTTTTGAATCAGAATTAGGATTAAAAATAGAAACCCTATGGGAAAAAGGTTCAGACTTTATTACCAATATTAGCAATAAGATAagtaactagagcagagctcgtggcaaagccccgagtaggtcttccgttgttgctgcgagttgaaaatatatgttacgattataatgactatactttcagttctgcttttgttataaaaatgtgttgtaattgaaagtctgtatataaaacgtgttttgaaaaaagaaaggaagaaaatattttaggaaaactatttgtcgagcagagtttatgtaatcgtttcaaacattgtttaaaaaatgagatcatgtttaatggcgagttaaattttgaaagggtagcaagcattgttataaacattaaacagtatgtactcatgattcatgtcaggaattgtatttcttttttaaactgaactcgcctacaaaacacgtaaacttttctcaaagataacttctatattcaaatatttctaaattttagaagactatgtgcaagtttagaattgcgtgctgacaaaatttacagaccctaaaacgtactactacaccaaaaaagcgtgcggccaacgtgcgagaaacgtttcgtgtaaaccttttagagtttcatgtaaaccgttaagcgtttcgggcaaagcgtgtaaatcgtttcgagcaaagcgtgcgagaaccgtttgaaacgttcatcagatttcattcggaactctctgacaagttaattgtttcaaaatggcgcgcgtgttttacattactttaacaaaattgaacgaatttttaacaaacaaaagaaaggtatatgtattaaaagacgactagttacagagtacatgtatatttgacgttttcatgcgatgtttcagtactgaaacaatattaaaattcgctatacataaaaaatattaaatacagttagcgaaacatgatttctattggaacaaacctaaatcaactttaacttgcacgatcatgttttgataagcatgtatttttattatctatttacatcgataactcttactgagaccattcggctgtgtacaagcagcacacataacctcggacatcgggcgagacctgcacctggctgaacctgtcaatcaaactctgtgtatttgttttcattggatggtcaggcgtctctcttttgtcaaaagccaatggaaaattaatgaattcaaggtaatcggaatcagaaTTTGAtaaagcacacaatttaaatgacagaaaatttattaattatttgaacaaaattaaatgtaaacattgaaaggaaataaaaaaattaattattatgggaatctatacgcatggtactcaattaaaatagattatattatgattttattattttatgtagtaaaatcaccctttcaactgttactcaattacataacaattgttgacctggggctataaatgttctgagctgtgtgcgctgaagcggcACAAAATTCTCGATCGCATGCggcaattgaattaacacagactggccgaataaacaaaggggtgggaaagtgaaacaaaatgttacacataagaagaaaccaccaaaaatgtttttcgacagatcttgatatcttttctccaattaaaaaaaaatccagcgcgagcacctgtcagcggggcgggaggagtggggggggggcagcaatgagttcgcttccacaatgaaactacagaagtgatttatatgtgaccgatagaatctaatctaaagttgtttaaactcatgtgaatattttctaa
This region includes:
- the LOC136270639 gene encoding uncharacterized protein MCAP_0864-like gives rise to the protein MSNPSNHSKKRGLGEIDPVDRQPSNEEKTGENKMENFQMRDVMQGISNIQNTLANLLLRIDGQGRQLDAVTNEISGKHGIEERLENVQHQANDTMYIINDLQEKQKKTERELSRMKDYVVRLEYCIKTQNDQITELKARSMEDNIIISGVEESRTEMGKSENLAKMISHVFSSEMNIAAETVDNLQIYKLFRMGEYDRQRKFPRPICVQFANRAHKEIVMRHIKVLKDKKSPIRVSQHQPEELRERRKHLYEVQKQYAQRNIETTLKGTKLIFTKSRSVYKDKIGSRPTAEEIINGEEVNIAITPVCGPRGTSRLL